The sequence CTCTTCCCGCTACTACCGGGGAATGAAATCCCCGTTCTTTCGACGGCGGAGTATAGGCAGCTTCTTCCCATTGTCGGAATCGAGCTTCCGCACGTGCTTGTCaagcggcggcggcggcggatgCTCCTCCCGGCGGAGCAAATCATTCGCAAGCCCAATGTTCATGCACAGGTCGTCGACGCTGTTCTCTCCGAGCCGGCTGAGGAGCGGCGACCCGGAGGCGCTGGTATCGCCGGAGAGGCTGAGGTGTGGCGGCGACAGTGAACGGGTGGGCAATTAATAGGATGTCTGAAAAATGAGTAGGAAGCATTAAATGGATGGAGAGGCGCATTTAAGAATTTTTGAGCGGTTTGCTTTGACTTGTTTGTACGTATTctgtaataattaaataaataggatatatatatattagggtAATTTCTTAATGTAATGTAtataattcattattttttttttatcaaatcaaaTGGTGTAGAATTATTTCATGATCCATTGGTGCTACTGATTTTGGCAACTTGGCTTCACTCATAATTTTTATCGACTACTCACTCTTATCCATGTTGGTGGCTATctattttctatatatattataaccGGACCTTAACGGGCTTAACCCAGTCCAAACCCAAACCCATTTGGATAGTGTTAAATGGGTATGAGTTGGGTGACGGTTTTATCATACCCGACCCATTTAGGTTTTTGTTAGAATAAATATCATTCCTCTCAATTCTAACCATATCACTTACTTTCCTTCtctcttttatatatattattactaGTATATCAAACGTGTGTTGCGCAAGATGTTATTTTACAATGAGCTAAATGAATTATAGAAGACACAATTACAAAACACAGACAAATTCAGTACATAACAAatgttatttattaaaaaacttgtaaatgaacaaaaaatgatataaaatataaacTATCTATAAAAGACGAAAAACGTATCAAAAAGTTAtgtttcatcgatgacattcgCACTTTTCAAATCTTGAAAActattaaattcaaaaatttttacGGAAAAATGTGATAAAAAATCTCGTATACATTGTTTTGTCTATAAAATTGATTTTGTATTTATTAgtttttgttttatatattttattatattttttacacTACTAGAAAAAATGGCTATGCTGACACATTTTTAATGACATTTGTTCAAAAGTGTAGTTAATATATACCTATCATGACATttgtaaaaaatcaaaattttaataaaataaaactcttATTAGATATATTATCATGACATTTTTATGAATGCcacgaaaaaatattaattttccaCACTTATGTCCCAATTTTTCATCTTTCCCTCCACGATTTTATTCTTACCGCCCTGCCCCGTGCATCCTGATTTTTCTTCTCTCCAACAATCTGATTGTTTATACTCTCTCTTTCTCCATCGCCGTTGAGCGGAATTGCCTTCTGTCGCCTAGCAACACCTTTTGCCACCAGCGGCGCCACCATCCTCTCCATATGCCCTTGGCCGTTATTCTTTCCTCTCTAGGTGACAAGTTTATGTGTGTTCTATTTCTTTTGTCGATTTAAAAATAGTTTCTTGTTAATTTCTGTGATTTCAGGTGGTAAATAGGTTTTAATCAAGATTAGGTAGAATTTTTATCAAGCACAGATCGTTTTCCAGCCGTGTGACCTTAGATGTTCAGTCGCGAAACACCATTCTCCGCCGCGCAACTGTCTTGTTTCGGTACTTACTAGATCTTGTTTCTTCTTTAAGGATGTTTCAAGGCCTATTAAATTCACTTTTCATAAATTTAGCAGGCTTTCCgatttaggattttaatccatTCGAATTTCATTTGATTTCCTTGCATTTATCACactattatgattattatttgggTTCATTGTCGTAGGTACTGGAGTTTTGAATTCAAAGGTATATTTCGACAAACCTAAGTCATAGTTTAATTAGTTAGTGTGATCATTGGGAATTATAGTTGAGTTATTTGAGATGATTGTGGTATTTAAGATTATTGGgattttagtttattattcTGTTATTTAAGATTAGTAATATAAGTTGAAAATGATTGAATTCTAATTTTTTCTGTCCTCGGGGAAGTGAATTCGAATATCGTCGTAGTGACATTGCACGAGTAAATCCAAGGGAATGTTTGTTCTTGTTGCATAGTACGTAATTGCTTAAATCCAAAGTGTGGATTCCGGCATCCGATTAGTTCATATTTGTCTAGATGTGGATAGCATGTTGACTTGCATGTTTCATTAGCTTggtcaaattttagttttaatgaTTCTGGTTACAATGTGCTATGCTATTATTTTATAGTATAAAGTATTGGCATCCCGTCCATTCATCATATTTTAGTCAATTACTGTTGTTTGTTCCTTCAGCCTCTTGATTGATTGTTGTCAACAAAACCAGAAACTTCTGCTGACCATGTCTTTTGCCTTGTCATTTTCCTATATTATGATAGGAACTCCCTGCCTTAGTGGACTTCCTAGATTAATTGATATGTTGCACGTACTTTTTGTGTGCCAGATGATTTTGTTTTATATGATGTTTACTCTTTCGGTAACATCTAAAATTGAGTACAGGGAGTTGTCACGTTATATTGGTGTGATATTGCCTTTAAACAGGATTTGATTTCATGAGTACTATCCCCATGAACATCGGCTTACATGGCGCAGGCGCTTTGACTAGAGTTTTTCCTTGTCTTTTCAGCATCTCAACAATGATCATAAGTCCACGATTTTTCATCTTTTCTGTGTTGGCTTGATGGCTTCAAATTTTGGATATTTCAGTGCCTACTTTACCAGGTTGGATGTCATTCATTAGTATTTTATTTCCCTAAAGTTTATGATAGATGAACAACTTCCATGAAATCTTATGCTTTTCCATGGAAATTGGTTGTAGTCGTGCTAAATTTTCTTCAAGTTTTTGGATCAGGGTTGTTCTGGAGCTAAAACAAATTACTTCTTCATATATTCTGTTCCACAGGctctttcaaagggaaacctttGTCCTTTTGACATGATAacttttcttaaattttatttttagcaCCCAGTTAGTAAAACTAGAGAGAAGCAGATAAAAATATGTAAGGAGCTGATACTTGATTTCTACAGAACTCAGAAAATTTTTTCCATTGGAGTGGAAGAAGATTTCCCATTGTTCAGTAATCCTGCTATTGAAAGTGAGTCTTCCCTTCAGTTatcaaaaaaagaaagaaagaaaatcttCCTGTTTAAGTGTTGTTTTTTTAAGTTGTTTCTCTCTTTTGAGTCTTTTCCATATATGTTCTGATTTTGTGCTTCTTTCAGTGATGATTCTTATTTGTTTGTTTAATGCAAAGGTGTCTTCCATATATTGGAGTGGGCAGATATAGTAAGTGCCCATATAATATTGGGACTCTATTTACTGATGTACTATATCCTTTTGttaatatatattcaaatgtttGGTTCACTCGAGCATTGTTAGATCTTGTAGTTTAATGTTTCCTTTCTTGattctaaacatgctttcagAAATTTTTTTGTATCAAAGTTCTGAAGTTCCTGTAAATTATGTTGGTAGATCTATCTGGTTTGTACGTACTAATTTCTTTGGTTTATGGTAAATCTCTTAGTCGTttcttttaacaaaaaaatcGGTTAGTTTGGTTTCATTTGCGTGCTTCTTGTTGAACCATGTAGATTGGACAAACTGCATCTTGAAATGATATCCTTTTGGTATGTTTTTAGCTTGGTTTGTTCAGTTGGTGATTATGTCTTGGATACTCAAGTTAAAATAGTAAGAACGAGCgaatttgccatattttatgttaaATTATAATGTAATTATCAACACCTCCTTTTGAAATATTTAAGTGTTTTATTTATACGTGTGGATTTTGTTCTTACGATGGAGATCGTAATCTTTATGTCCTTGTTCTACCGAAATACGAAAAATTATGACAACATCAAACTAGCCTTGACAATGGATTATAAGCTTTGGAGCAGAGAACTGATCCAACAGGCAAGCTTATGAATATCTGGCCTCGTTTTATTGCTTGGCATTTACAAAAATGGCTGTATAAGAGAATTCACTATTAGCAAATGAGTCCTGTTTTGAGCCATCTATTTCCTTCACTCGTTTGCAGACTCACATGAATTTTTGGCTCTGACTATGTTGTGTTTTGATATGATCTAGACATTCCTTCTATACTCTGTTCTATGTTTTTCACCTCGCTTCTCTCTTCGTAAGTAGGAATTACATCGTGTTGGAAAATATCATAGTTGTGAATCTTCTTCAGCACAGATCCATCATCTCTCTCATTGGAAATGTTCAGAGATCCTCGCTGATTTTTGAAAAGGTTCTGTCTATCTGCAGCTTGCTTCTCCAGttttcaatatcatatcatacaTGATGCAGATTTGGGAAAAAATATTCTCTTTGGTTAATTGTACTTGCAGGTAACAAGTAATGAAGAGAAAAGAGAATTTTGTCTACAATATGATGTTCCATGATGCTGCGCAACAAATTcagttgttttttttattgtagcGATGTATTTATTCCTCGACTCAAATGTatgaaattgaatatttttgaaattatatattacagtgattttgttttattttgattcattttatgtttttttttttatgtattttatgattACAAAGAATAATATATGAGAATATTGAGGGTAAAAATGTTGTTAAGAGTGTTGGATGATTTAAAGTGTCTTTATAAACTACTTATAAGGACATTTCTTAGTGTCCTTGTAAATAGAATGATGAGACATTTATAATTGTCATTATATACATCAATAGAAGACATTCAACCGTGTCCTTATTAACATAAAAAGAAGACACTTCTAAATGCCTTTATTGGCAAAAGATTGAGGCATTTGTAATTGTCCTTGTTTTATATCTATCATGACACTTTATAATGCCTTCATAACTTTAAATCAGGGCATTTATGATGTCAGTGTAAGTATTCTATAATGACACTGCAAAATGTCACAAACCTTTAGACGACACGAGAATAGAGGACATTTTACCCAGATGTCACTAAAACATAAATGTCACTATATCTTTAATATAAGGACATTTTTCAATGTCACTAAAAGTCTATATTCTAGTAGTGTTACAACCATTatgttttaaataataataaaaaaagacgACCTTCTCTAAGAAATAGTTTCACTTTGTCAAGAACGACATCTTTAAATGTTACATGTATGTGTAAATCTTAAAAAatagagaaaataaaaaatatacttgtatacttaaaaataaaaatcaataataaaaaaattacatatctCGACATCATGAAATATTCACTCAAACATGTGAGCTCTCTTGTTTTCATATGAACGTAGCTTGTAACAACAAATTAATTATCATATGTATTTTGTATTTTAGTACTATTTATATCTGATAGTGTGTGCTTatcatttataataaaatttgtttatatataagaataaaaatTAACTTATGGAAACCAAATGAATTTGAAATTGTGATTTTTTCAAAAGAAGCAAATAGGTATAATAGgtaattaacaaaaattgtgaTTGACATAAATAGCTTCAACGGAAATTTATACATTATtacacattattattattatatataacatttatcactcttttgtttctttcttttttttaaaaaaaacacaaatagtTTGAAAATAAATCCGAATTTGTGATTTTTCCAAATGAAGTAAATTGGTAGattgtaataataatattattattttaaaattttagcaaaTTTGCGGGAAAAAATTGCGTAAATCAATCTAttgttattataatatataagtTTATTACTCtttctttacttttttttaacacaaatatttttagaaaattcgAATTCATGAATTTTAATTTGTAAACAAATCAAATCCGAGATTGTAATTTTGTATATATCatttattacattttttttatatataaggTAAACTTTACAAAATCTTTACTGAAACGTATTTTCAGGAAAAAATGATTAATTATTACGTGCACTTTAttgataaaattaaataaaatatcttgtcctaaaaaataatattagataaatatatttattatcaaATTCGAATTTGTGATTTgattaaattaaaatcaatgATATTGATAcattgctatatatatatactattctATTAAGGCTGGGGGCTTTATAAAAACTATTTTGGTATGTTATGAACACACCAAATATTTCTCCCCATTCTACCCcgtgttattttttaaaattgatttggttaacgtcccacttctatctacccactttctcctcaacttttcCCACATTTTCTTCAATTACTCTCATAATCACTTTAAACTGACGGTTTCAAATCCTATTTCTCTTCCATTGCGCTTTGTGCTTGCCATTCCAAATCTTTGCACTCTACATaaataccaaaaaaaataaaaacatgaaaTTGAACCTTATGTCTAATAGacgtattttttaaaataataaaggtAAACATATATTACACATGCAACGCATGTGCCATGATAGCCAgtatatatgagttttgatcACGTTAGCAACCACCATGAGCAActacgtatatatatattatatgaagattttcaaatatttattgACCATAAAAACTAATTATAATTAAACAAAGTGCTGACAAAGAAGCAAATTTTAAActaaaaattgatatattattatgattgaCTTCGAAATTGTGGTTTTTTCAAACGAAGCAAATCGATAACTGACAtaaattaggattgatataaatatttttgaaaataaattctaatttgcaattttttttcaaatgaatCAAATTGATATATTgcaaaattataattatttttgaatttacaAAATTTCCGACGAAAAATAGCGTAAATTGATCTATTGTCATTATATATAgggttattaatttttatttactttattAATACAAAtatgttaggatcgaaaatagGTAGGGAGggagggaggggggggggggggaataagctatttaaaattttaacgattcttcgatctgatttgtgaaAATCAGAAAGAAGTTTTGTTGCTTAAAAATTTGATCTGCTCGAAAGATCTGAAGTTATCAGGCGAAAGAAATCTTTCTTGCAGATTTGAATAATTAGAAACTAAGGCAGATAAGATAATGTAAATGCGGTATGTAAAAGAGACAAAGTTTTTTATGGATATTCTGAaatgaattctcctacgtcaccccttcttctgtttccagaaggattccactagaagactttgatttatacaacacTTTGTACAAATCCATTCCAATCAATCCTTTGAAAGGAACTCCTAGCTATACTCTCTCTTGAAGCAGAGCAATCAATCTGCTTTGAGTTACAAAATGAAGCTACCGAATGTGCTTCGGTGTTTTGATCTGGATAGCTGTGAATGGCTTTGATCTGGATCATTCTTGTGTATATTCCTTTGAACTCGATCGATCTTTATAATACTCTCTAACTCAAAATTTCGAAACTTTGATCTGATAAGATGGGTTTCTGAGTTAGGATATTAAGTGAAGGCTTTTTGACTTTGATTTCAATAGCTTGTGATTTTCACTATTGGTCACTTGTCTTTGAATCTTTGAATACCTTGAGTATTTAAAGTCTTCAAAAGTAGTCAGTGAGCCACCAACAATTTTTGAGATTGAGCCGCCAACATATCTCATAAATTGGTTCACAAATATTGACTTTGAGGGAAGCCAATCAACGTTCAAAATCTCATTAAATGCTTTTGTCTTTTAGTTCAACAACCTCAGCAAAGATTACTTCAAAGTGAGACTTTGATCTGGTTGATGACTACTTGATTTGTCTTGCTCGATCTGGATTGTTCTAGTGGGAGTTTGTTGTATTTGATCCGTTGAAATAAATTGTTCGTAGGGGAACGTGGATCGAATACTTGATTCATCCGAAAATCGAACATTTGATCTGGCAGCTTTAAACTTTGATCTTGATGAGTCCGAATTGATTtgtccttaaattattttattacttgattttgttttgacttgttatcaccaaaactttAGAGTTTGATCTCAAGCAAAATATTTTAGAAATGAATTGTGCTTTTggtaaacaaatatatatattacatatatgtGTATCATTTCTTATATCTTTTGGATATATAAGgtaaatttaacaaaatttttactGAAGCACATTTTCAGGAAATTGATCAATTGCTACATGcacttttttaataaaataaaataaaatgtattgtcttaaaaaataatattagatatatatatatatatattatcaaattcaaatttgtcttatgaataaatttaaaactgATTATATTGATACAttgccatatatatatataaatattatgtacgaagagttttatataatattttcaaatgtatatggactttaataattaattgtaataaaataaagtgatgacaaataatcaaattttgaactaaaaattgatatattattatatatatgtgaaattagtaattattgttgtaaatCATGAGAGAAATAGAGAGATGAGCAGAGagaattcatatgagtcaatactcaggtgcaattattattgaactcaatcacccTATTTATAAGAAAAGATTACAAGGTACAAATCTTTACAGATATTATTTTGACAAATTTATCTTAATCACAAATCTTTCAAatctaattaaataatataatcatctaaaataataatatatttataacactcctccttagatgattatttgcacaagcaaccaattcttcaaaatctccattCGGCAAGATTGATGCTCTGGAACTTCATCGGGATGAAAGTGCTGCCTCGTTAAATCTTTGACAGTAAAACTCCGTGGGAAAAAAATCTGAACaaaggaaaaagagtacaacaacATATATTTTCTTTGGATGTCTTCCCGACGATGGATGCGTCTCGTTAAAATCTTATCAGGAAAAACCCAATGGTACAAAATCTTAATGAAGGAAAAAAAGTACGACATCTCTTGATACTTGTTAATTGCctcattaaaaaccttgttatgAAAAACAACTTGGAAAAAATCATAGATaaggaaaaaaaagaataaCTTTGATTGCTCCCTCTCTTGCAAGCATCACTTGAAATTATTAATTCTTAATATTTCAATCTTATGCACTGATGTTGGGGATCGAATGTGTgtgtatgggggggggggggtggtgGTGAATATAGACTTATGATAATCTTTAACTCTAATGCAATGTGATTGATCAAATGTTAGTTTACTCAACCGATTTTCTGTTAGCTTGCTAGAAGTATAAGAACTACTTATGAAAGTGCAGAAACAACTCTTAATATGCTAGATGATAGTGATGGAATACTGTAATGCAGTAGCGTAAATAAACACAGatatgtttctggatgttcggagctcaatctcctacatCACCCCTTCTTttacctcggaaggattcactagaagactttggttattaaaacgtctgcaatacacccgatccaagttaggacttatccaatgcccaaaatggaactcctagattcacagtgataagatttaaagttcttatcaaactctTTCTTCAGTTGATGATGACAAACGTATAAGTTTCTTGAAGACTTAGACtctcaaatccttgtagcaAATGGTGTTCTTAAAACAACAGCTGGATTTGAGTGACCCTTGAAAAAGATATCCTTTTAGATCAGATATGATTTTTAGCTAAGGGTTGAATGAGTGATCGAGTATTCAAAGTATATTCAAGAGCTCAAGTATGCAAATTCTTTGTAATAGTGGTCTGCTTCTTTGTAGAAAGACTCTGATATTTATATCACTTTTCTCCAACGTCTTTCTCTTCTGTTCAATGGTAGGAAAGCGTATGATGTCAGATTTTAATAATATCTTCTGAATATCTTGTACTAGAAGCGCctttaattgtctattcaatgtgtcgctcacattaaatgctatttatggctttttcactttatcagacggcttcttaaatgcttcgtcctttGCATTTACGTTGTCTTATCAACTTTCCAAGAACTGGGAATCTGTAACTTCTAAATGTAGCGTGTAGCTGACCACCTTCGAATTTTAGTAGATATCTTAGCCGGTAGATATGTCTCGCTCGATTGACAAGTAACGGCTGACATGCTTTGATCAGCTGATGCTGCTTATTCCAGTTGATATCTCTCGGTCAGCTGATGTCTTGACATCGGTAGATTAACTGTGCATACAAGTAAATGGAAGCCGTTCTAAAACAACGATGTAttattttgttatcaccaaaagtcaggattcaacaacTGATTTgccaaaaaattattcaaatgcTGATTTTGTCATAGACATGGTACTTCAAAACCAAatatattttcttcttcttcaagttggaaaaaacaatattttgtgcatCAAATCCTTCGAtaatgtttttatatatatgtatcacCATCAAATCAGTGCATCCATGATAAGTGCAGATATTTTCTCATAATCCGcttgaaatattttgagaaaCTTTGCTTATATTTTCTCTTGTCACATGTCAATTTTCAATCATTTTTTATTGACAGTTATTATTTTGCATAATAgtaaaaaaaacacattaatagCTATATAATTTTGATCCTAAATAATTTGTGAATTCTCATCTTTTATATACTTGTTATTCTTCAAGAATAACATAATTCAAATTGGATTTATTGAAATAATTGATCGTTCACGCTTCTAGCGTCCTTTTTCATTTACTTGGAAGTAATATAAGATATGGTCCTGCAGGCCATCGATTCTTTTATAACGAccagcctccattattattttcatattgAGACATTCActcattttctttaaaaaagTTCTTCGTCACTAAAGATCATTTATATACATTGTTAAACTTGAACATAAATGAAGCTACATAATATAAAAGATCTTATGCACAAGATCAAATAATacattttgagatttaaactttGAACTTCATGTTCACTTTATATTTCATTGAGATCGATCTCAAAAATTATTCCTGTATCGTCTATTTTCTCCCCCTCAATGTTGGAAACATTGTTTCACAAGAATAACAAATGGAAATTTCACGTCATAAAATCTCATTGCTCaaaataattgatcataagatcCAATTTTTTCCAACATATTTACAATCTCTTGAAGAGATTTATTGTAGTGTATTTCTCGCACAAACATTAACTATCAACATATAATCAAttgacataatatatatttcagaTATCCCCAAATATGACGCATTTACTTTCATGGTTTAATAGTTGATTGGagacaaaataaataaactaaaccaATGTATTAATAATCATAAACTTGATATGAATATCCTCTTTTTTTTATCAAGcttattttgattatatattcTGGAATTTTTTTCTCAATACATATTTTTGCAAACATCATGTTGCGTTTCGTGGACCCACATTATTTATTCATTCCAGATAATATGGGGATTCTCTACCAATTTGAGCTAATGATAGTGGTATCAATTTTGATAAGCCAATAAGAATTcata comes from Henckelia pumila isolate YLH828 chromosome 4, ASM3356847v2, whole genome shotgun sequence and encodes:
- the LOC140866092 gene encoding uncharacterized protein isoform X1 — encoded protein: MFSRETPFSAAQLSCFGTGVLNSKHLNNDHKSTIFHLFCVGLMASNFGYFSAYFTRKFFPLEWKKISHCSVILLLKHRSIISLIGNVQRSSLIFEKVTSNEEKREFCLQYDVP
- the LOC140866092 gene encoding uncharacterized protein isoform X3; this encodes MFSRETPFSAAQLSCFGTGVLNSKHLNNDHKSTIFHLFCVGLMASNFGYFSAYFTRNYIVLENIIVVNLLQHRSIISLIGNVQRSSLIFEKVTSNEEKREFCLQYDVP
- the LOC140866092 gene encoding uncharacterized protein isoform X4 translates to MFSRETPFSAAQLSCFGTGVLNSKHLNNDHKSTIFHLFCVGLMASNFGYFSAYFTRTQKIFSIGVEEDFPLFSNPAIETQIHHLSHWKCSEILADF
- the LOC140866092 gene encoding uncharacterized protein isoform X5 yields the protein MFSRETPFSAAQLSCFGTGVLNSKHLNNDHKSTIFHLFCVGLMASNFGYFSAYFTRTQKIFSIGVEEDFPLFSNPAIENPSSLSLEMFRDPR
- the LOC140866092 gene encoding uncharacterized protein isoform X2, with the protein product MFSRETPFSAAQLSCFGTGVLNSKHLNNDHKSTIFHLFCVGLMASNFGYFSAYFTRKFFPLEWKKISHCSVILLLKELHRVGKYHSCESSSAQIHHLSHWKCSEILADF